In Thermomicrobiales bacterium, the genomic stretch TCTGTCCTGCGGCAAGGGGATCAGCGGCGGCTATGCCCCGCTGGCCGCGATCATCGTGAGCGAGCAGGTGGCGAGCGCCTTCTGGGGTGAGGCAGCCGACGGCGTGCAGTTCTTCTCCGGGCACACCTTTGGCGGCAATCCGGTGAGCTGCGCGGTGGGCGAAGCCGCGGTGCGCTATCTGCTCGATAACGATCTGGTCGCCAGGTCGAACGCCGTGGGCGACTATCTGGCCGCCCAACTGCTGGAACTGAAGTCGCAGTTCGCGGTCGTGGACGAAGTGCGCGGGGTCGGCATGCTGCGTGGATTGGCGTTCAATCAACCGATTGGCCGGCCGATGTATGCCGCCTGCCGGGAGAACGGGTTGCTGACGCGTCCCGCGCCGGACTGGATCGGGATCGCCCCGCCGCTGGTCACCACCACCGAAGAAGCAGACGAGATCGTGGACATCGTCGCGAAGTCGCTCGCCGAGGTGACGGCGTAAGACGAGCACGCGGCAGGCAGCACGCGGCACGCAGACGTCCTCCAACAGACGATGAGAGAGCCTCGCGGCGGGTCGATGGTCGCCCGACGCGTCGCTTTCTGTCTGCTGCCTGCCGCGTGCCGCCTGCTACAGTTGCCGCATGGCCAGCTGGAACCGGACCATCGCCAAGCCTGGCGAGGTCGAACTCATCGTCAAGAAATCGCGCTTCATTTGCACGGTCGATCGCGCTGGGTCCGAAGAGGACGCGCGCGCGAAGCTGCAGGCGCTCAAGAAGCAGTATTGGGATGCGAACCACAACTGCTCCGCCTGGATTCTGGGCGACCGGGGCGAGCTGCGGCGTTCGAACGACGACGGCGAGCCGGGCGGCACCGCGGGCGCGCCGATGCTGCATGTGCTCGATTCGCGGATGGTGACCGACACCATCGCGGTGGTGACCCGCTATTTCGGCGGGATTCTGCTGGGCGCAGGTGGATTGGTGCGGGCGTATGGGCAAGCAGTGTCGGACGCGATCGATGCCGTTGGCATCGTGGAGCGGGTGCCGCTCACGGTGGTGGCGGTCGAAGCGCCGCACGACGAGGCCGGCCGACTGGAAAACCTCTTACGAAATACGAGCTGGCGCGTTTCGACTATCGACTATGGCGCGCAGGTGACCTTCGAGCTGCCGCTCGGCGAAGCGGAGATCGCGCCGTTTCGCAGTTGGCTTTCGGAGACGACCAGCGGCCGCTGTGAGGCGATCGAAATCGGAACAGAACTGGTGGAGGTGCCGGTGTGACGACGCGGATTCTCTTGGTGCGGGCCGTGAATGTGGGCGGCGCGAAACTGCCGATGGCGGAATTTCGAGAGATGCTGGCCGGGTTGGGCGGAGAAGACGTGCGGACCTATATCGCCTCGGGCAATGCGGTGCTCGATGTTCCCGGCGATGCTGCGGCATTCGATCGGGCGGTCGAAGCCGCGCTCACGGAGCGGTATGGGTATGTGCGGGAGGTGATCTCGCGCACACCGCAGGAACTCGAAGCCGCGTTGGCGGCGCATCCCTTCGAAGTGCGCGAGCCGAAGTTCTCGTACATCGCGCCGCTGACAGGGACTCCCGGCGGCGAGGCGGTCGAAACGGCGCGCGGGGTGGAGTGCGGGGACGATCGGTGGGACGTGATCGGGAACGATCTGCACATCCGCTATGCCCATGGCGCGGGAAGAGCCGAGCTGGATATGAACAAGGTGCTCAAGCGGTTGGGCGTCCAGGGGACAGCGCGGAATCTCAACACGGTGGAGGCATTGATTGCGCTGGCGGCGAAGGGATCGGCGTAACAGTCAGGCGGTCCGCGCATCGAATTCCTGGAGGAACTCGTCGGGGGTGCGGATCTTGACCCCCTGGTATTCGCCGACCCGCCGAAACGCGGCGTCTCGTGTGACCAGATAGTCGGCGTTTCCGGAGATGGCCGCAGAGAGGACGAGATCGTCTTGCCAATGGCTCGTGACACGTGGCATGTCTTGATTCATTTCGACGACCGTAGCCTGTCGGAACACCTCGTCTGGCAACGATGAAATGAGCTCCTGCGTCAACCGCTCACGGAACCAGGGGGTGCGCAACGCCTGCTTCAATTCGTTCAGGATATGTTCGGAAACAAGGAGTTCGAACTTCTTCGCCTGCCAGAACTGCCAAATCCGGGCGCAGGGTCGATCTTGCCCCCAATGATGCTCAGCCGCTCCGACTGCCAGGACATTGGTATCGAGGAGCACCCGCATTAGCGCTGCAGTCCGGCAAGCCGTTCCGCGTCCATTTCAGCGCGCACCTGGGCGATCGCTTCGTCCACTCGGAATTCCAGCTCCTCAGGTGAGACGCCCCGGAATGCCTCGCTGAACTTTGCCATCTGCTCGAAAGACTCTTTGCGTTCCCGATCGTATCTCTCCAGCCGTTCCAGGTCGTCGATCGAAACAACGGCGGCGACGGGAACATTGCCCTTGTAGAGGCGGATGCGCGTCTTGCGCTGAAAGACCCGGTCGACGATGGAACTGAGCTGGGAACGGGCTTCGGTGAACTTGAGCGATTCGACAGGGATGAGGCTACTCATGGATGCGTCCTTTCACAGATGAGTGAAGTGTACACATCTGTACAGGTGTGTACACATCCTTCGTTTGGGAGCAACTCGAATTCGTCCTCTGCGCGAGATCGCTCCTACACTGAACGCCAACGACGAGCCGATCGATGCAAGGAGGCGGGAATGGCCGAGTTCACGTTTGTCGATGGTGCTGCAGGGATGGCGGCCTACGAGCCGGGGCGGGCCAAACCAGTGTCCGTGCTGAAAGCCACGGGTACGAATGTCGTGGTGTTCGCGTTCGATGCCGGCACCGGGTTGCGTGAGCATGTGGCGCAGCAGCCGGTATTGCTGCAAGTGCTGGAAGGGACGCTCACGGTCGAGTTCGGAGATGAAGTCGTGAAGCTGCGGCAGGGGGATTTGCTGCATATCGAGCAAGGCGTGTCTCACAGTGTCGACGCGGTCGAACAAGCCAAGCTGCAACTGATGGTGCTGATGATCGACAGTCCCGGTCCGTCGAAGATCCCTATGGAGCACTTCGAGCACCCGGAACGCCGATCGGGCGACTGATCGGGTCCAGGCCAGGCAGCAGCCAACGCTCCGGTCCCCGCGATGGAGCGGGGCGACGGATGGTTCCGCTCGTACGGATCGCGCTCGATCATGCCTGGGGTCGTCCGTTGAACCGATGCGCACAAGCAGAGCGGCAGCGAGCTCGACCGCATCGTCACTGGCATCGATGAGTCGCTGACGATTGCCGAACGTGCCCATGCCGATGAATTGGAGGATTAGCTCATACACGGAACGCAGACGGAACACATGGTCCGTTCGTCGATCCGTCCCTGACATCTCCATTCGTCTCGTGCGTGTCGAGTCGCGCCACGGAAGAGATTGCTCGACAAGCTCGAAATGACGGAAGGGGATGCAACCAAATCGCGATGACCCGTGTTCATATGACTGGGTGGAGGCGACGGTCTCATCGGAACGAACGGTATGAGCGAGCACTCAGACGCCATGACGGAACCCGATCTCGGCACGCGGCTGGCGAACGATCTGGATGGAGCGTTCGAATCCCTGGTTCGGGAACTGCAGGGGACGGTCTATCGATTCGCCTACCGTTGGTGCGGGAACGCGCAAGACGCCGAAGAGATCGCGCAGGACGCGTTCGTGCGGGCGTACGGGGCGTTGCAGGGGTATGACGCAGAGCGGATTCGCGCTCTGAAACTGACGCCGTGGATCCTGACCGTCACGCTCAACGTCGCGCGCAACCGGGCACGCGGCAAGCGATTGCCAATCGACGGTCTGGACGGCATCGACGAACCGCTTGCCGATCGGCTGGACGAACCCGAACGCGTCAACGAACGCAACGAGCTCGCCGACCAACTTGCCGAAGCGCTGCATCAGCTTCCGCCACGCTACCGGGCGGCGGTCATCCTGCGGCATGTGCTCGGGATGCCCTACGACGAAATCGCGGAGACACTCGATCTCCCGCTGGGGACCGTCAAGTCACACGTCCATCGCGGGGTCGAGTTGCTGCGGGGACGGTTGAGCGAGCTCGACCCCATCCAGTGCGCGCCGTCCCAACTCGTTCTCACCCGATGAAAGGCGGCCATGCCATGAACAACCTGAGCGACAGCACCATCGAAACCGGTCTCAGCGATCTGCCGGCGCCGCAACCACCAGTCGATCTGGTGCCCAACGTGCTCTATCGCACCGGACTCTCCGATGTTTGCTGGCAGATGGAAAGCTCGATCGGGCCGCTCTGGATTGCCGCCAGCCGGGATGGCATCACCGCGGTCGATCGGGCAGCGCCGGCCGATGCGTTTGTGACGCGGTATCGGGATCGATTCGGCCGGGACGTGCGCGCCGTCGAACGGCCGCCGGAAAAGCTGGCGCGCTCGGTCGAGCGGTTGCTGAATGGGGACCGGCGCACCCCTCCCCCCTTCGACCTGTCGCATTCGACACCGTTCGAAGCGGAGGTGTTGCGGAAAGCACTGGAAATCCCTCGCGGTCAGGTGCGCCCATATAGCTGGATCGCGCAGGAGATCGGGCGTCCACAGGCGGCGCGTGCAGTGGGCAGCGCGCTGGCGGGGAATCCGGTTCCGCTGCTCATTCCCTGTCACCGGGTCGTGCGCGGAGATGGCGTGATCGGCAACTACATTTTCGGAACCGAGGTGAAACGCTCCTTGCTGACCGAGGAGCGGGCGAACATCGACCGTCTGGAGGAGTTCGGGAGATCGGGCATCAGATTCGTCGGCAGTGACACCACGCGCATCTTTTGCTTTCCCACCTGCCGCTATCAGCCGAAGGAAGAGCATTTGCAGTTTTTCCATTCGGAAGCCGAGGCGCGCGCGCGTGGCTATCGCCCGTGCAAAGTCTGCCGCCCGGCATTGGCCGGGTAACGACGGCTTGGTTGTCGGCACGGCAATGGCGGCCTGTGCCCGCCAACGGGACCCGTGCCCGCCATCGATCCACCCGGAGTTTCGCCACCAGATCGCAACCGCGGTTTGCGATCCCTCTCCCCTGTGCTACCGCGTCGTTGCCGGCATCGGACGCCACCACACCCAGTCGCAACCCCCTTGACAAAAACGAACATATGTTCTACTATCATGGATAAGCGGCACGTTTGGCAACGAGCGCGGGCCTGGGCAGCAACGGATCGTGCCCGGGCTGGTTACCCGTCATCCACACTCGGTGCTGGATCCCGGCTCTGCAGAGCGTCATGGTCGATCCCACCGCCATTTCGAGTCGTCAGTCGCTAGTTACCAGTTGCCAGCAGCGATTTCCTATTTCCCGTTTCCACCAGCCTCTCTGGTCCCGATGGTGCCCCTTGTCCATTGCCGAATTCCATCCAGATGCTCCCGCGGATGACCGATGAGACAGGCCTCGATCCAA encodes the following:
- a CDS encoding YigZ family protein; translation: MASWNRTIAKPGEVELIVKKSRFICTVDRAGSEEDARAKLQALKKQYWDANHNCSAWILGDRGELRRSNDDGEPGGTAGAPMLHVLDSRMVTDTIAVVTRYFGGILLGAGGLVRAYGQAVSDAIDAVGIVERVPLTVVAVEAPHDEAGRLENLLRNTSWRVSTIDYGAQVTFELPLGEAEIAPFRSWLSETTSGRCEAIEIGTELVEVPV
- a CDS encoding DUF1697 domain-containing protein, whose translation is MTTRILLVRAVNVGGAKLPMAEFREMLAGLGGEDVRTYIASGNAVLDVPGDAAAFDRAVEAALTERYGYVREVISRTPQELEAALAAHPFEVREPKFSYIAPLTGTPGGEAVETARGVECGDDRWDVIGNDLHIRYAHGAGRAELDMNKVLKRLGVQGTARNLNTVEALIALAAKGSA
- a CDS encoding putative toxin-antitoxin system toxin component, PIN family, with amino-acid sequence MRVLLDTNVLAVGAAEHHWGQDRPCARIWQFWQAKKFELLVSEHILNELKQALRTPWFRERLTQELISSLPDEVFRQATVVEMNQDMPRVTSHWQDDLVLSAAISGNADYLVTRDAAFRRVGEYQGVKIRTPDEFLQEFDARTA
- a CDS encoding type II toxin-antitoxin system Phd/YefM family antitoxin, which produces MSSLIPVESLKFTEARSQLSSIVDRVFQRKTRIRLYKGNVPVAAVVSIDDLERLERYDRERKESFEQMAKFSEAFRGVSPEELEFRVDEAIAQVRAEMDAERLAGLQR
- a CDS encoding cupin domain-containing protein, with product MAEFTFVDGAAGMAAYEPGRAKPVSVLKATGTNVVVFAFDAGTGLREHVAQQPVLLQVLEGTLTVEFGDEVVKLRQGDLLHIEQGVSHSVDAVEQAKLQLMVLMIDSPGPSKIPMEHFEHPERRSGD
- a CDS encoding RNA polymerase sigma factor encodes the protein MSEHSDAMTEPDLGTRLANDLDGAFESLVRELQGTVYRFAYRWCGNAQDAEEIAQDAFVRAYGALQGYDAERIRALKLTPWILTVTLNVARNRARGKRLPIDGLDGIDEPLADRLDEPERVNERNELADQLAEALHQLPPRYRAAVILRHVLGMPYDEIAETLDLPLGTVKSHVHRGVELLRGRLSELDPIQCAPSQLVLTR
- a CDS encoding methylated-DNA--[protein]-cysteine S-methyltransferase; its protein translation is MNNLSDSTIETGLSDLPAPQPPVDLVPNVLYRTGLSDVCWQMESSIGPLWIAASRDGITAVDRAAPADAFVTRYRDRFGRDVRAVERPPEKLARSVERLLNGDRRTPPPFDLSHSTPFEAEVLRKALEIPRGQVRPYSWIAQEIGRPQAARAVGSALAGNPVPLLIPCHRVVRGDGVIGNYIFGTEVKRSLLTEERANIDRLEEFGRSGIRFVGSDTTRIFCFPTCRYQPKEEHLQFFHSEAEARARGYRPCKVCRPALAG